The DNA segment GCTACAGATAACGACAACATCAAATGGGCGATCATAAAGTACGGCGCGGTATATACCAGCATGTGTTACGATAGTAAGTACTTCGATGCGAATAACAGCTCATATTATTACGGCGCGGCCTCTTTCCTGAGCCATAATAATCACGCGGTTGACATAGTCGGCTGGGATGATAAGTACAGTAAATATAACTTTAAGACACCTGCACCCGCTGATGGGGCATTCATAGTAAGAAATAGCTGGGGCACCGGCTGGGGAGATGGCGGATATTTCTACGTATCATATTATGACATCGGCATAGGGAAGGATAATACGGTCTTCACCTGCAATGACCTGGAAATGAATAATATTTACCAGTATGATCCACTGGGCTATGTAAAGCCCGCCGGCTTTAACAGAAATACGGCGTGGATGTCTAACATCTTTAAAGCGACATCGGACCAGAATATCAATGCGATAGGATTCTATACACTTGGATTTAACACCGAGTATGAGATATATGTCTATTTAGACCCGACGGACGGGCCGATATCTAACGTCAGTTCCTCATCGGTCACAAGAGGCACTATAGAGATACCGGGCTATCATGTAGTAAAACTTGACCGTGCAGTACCGGTATTCCGGGATCAAAGATTTGCGATAGTCATTAAAATAAAGACTCCCGGAAGCACCCATCCTGTGGCTGTCGAGACGTATAGATATGGTTATAGTAGCAAGGCTACGGCGAGCAATAACCAGAGCTTCATCAGCAGCGACGGAACGCGATGGTATGATACAAATATTCAATTTAACACGACGAACATTTGCATAAAAGCCTATACTGTCAACAGCACTATTGTAAGCACAGGGCCTAGACCCGACGCTGCAATAATATCCAATACCATCCCGTCTACCATGATACAGGGTAATTCCTATAATGTCTCTGTCACGATGAAAAACACCGGAAACATAGCCTGGACTGAAAGCGATAAGATAAGGCTGGGATCGGTGAATGAAAGTTCCGGGGACGCCGCGATGTTCGACGGATTAAGGCAAAAAATATCCGGCAGCACATCAGTAGCGCCTTCATCTAAATATACATGGAACTTTACGATGACGGCCCCGGAAGCAGGGACATATTACGTTCAATACAGGATGATCTGGGAAAACCATACCTGGTTCGGCGACACTGTCGTAAAGAAGATCGTTGTAGAAAACCGGGTATATGACACGGATATCATTAACGAGAATATTCAGGATAAAATGGGCACCGGCTGTACTTACCCGTTCACTATAAAGTTCAAGAACACAGGTAACGTGGAATGGACCGGCTCGACAGTCTCGACCTGGATGTCTGTCACCGACAAAAACAACACCGCCAACACAGGCAATGCTACATATACGATCCCTGCGAACATATCAGTTCAGCCCGGCCAGTACTATATATGGAACGGTACGGTCACTGCGTCAACTACGCCCGGAAATTACATTTACAGGTTCGGGATGAAAGGGCCGAATGGCACGCATATAGGCGAATTATTGAGTGTCAATGTAGCTGTTTCACAGCCATATGCGGATTCGGTGCTTATATCGAACAACATTCCGTCAAGCATGCTTAAAGGCAATACATATACTGCATCCGTAACGATGAAAAATACTGGCTTGCTGCCGTGGTCAAACGATAACGGAGTCTACCTGGGAGCTATCGATTATGCGACCAACGATGCATCCAAATTCACAGCGACAAAGCTCTACATTCCTGCAGGTAAGGTCATTTTGCCGGGCGAGCAATATACGTGGAGCTTTACGATGAAAGCACCGACACAGGCAGGCTCGTACAGCGTGAAATTCCGGATGAAATGGGAAGGCCACGACTGGTTCGGGTCCCATGCTAATAAGACGGTGTCTGTAAAGGCTGCGACTGCAATATAAAAAGATAGGGGCTTAAAAAACAAAAAGCCCTTACTATTTTTTAAAATAAATGTAAATGAATACGGGTTTAGCGGGCTTCACAGGTATGTACGTCTATGACATCGACGATCACAGGCTTATAGTTCTCCAGCTGCGTTACGGATCTTACCTTCCCGCGGGCGTTAACCACAAGCTGTATCCTCGCAGACATAGTCTCGCGTTCCTCTAATGAGTCGGAGGTACCGTAAGTTATACGGTGCATACGTATGTCCGTGCTCCTCACGGTCGTAATATACCCGCAGTCGCCGGTATTAAGGTCGGACGGTATGACATCGGTGATAAAGACCTTGTCGCCCGGAGTAATATCAGAGAACGCGATGACGTTATGGGTGCTGCGCACTTCGAAGGTCCTTATGCCTCTCTTGAAAAGATCGTCTAAGGCATCCCTGCTTATCCCGGTCAATGCTATCATTTTCATTCCGGATCACCCATACATTGTGAAGTCTTTTCCAGGCTTCTTCTCGGTCTGAGCCATCTGTTCGGAGAGCTTATGCAACAGCTTTTCTATCTGGTCCGCCTGCTCCATTAACGGCTCGGTGCTAATGTCCCACCCGTAGATCTTGTTAAGAGCCTTCACCACTTCGGCCGCGGCTCTAGGGTCCGGGTTCGGCCCCCTGGTCTCGCCAAGCAGGCAGTATGCAGGGATATCATGTTCCATGCATTCATTCATCAACACACCGGGGACACCTGCTATCGTTCCCATCTCGAACGTCAA comes from the Methanooceanicella nereidis genome and includes:
- a CDS encoding lectin like domain-containing protein, coding for MDDVKQGKIKETTDDGHYLGYIPPAADMSYLEGTIHETEEVQRAGSTYSRYDLREQNKLTPVKDQGSSGSCWAFSTYGSMESYILPSQNKDFSENNMKNTHSFDWGPNDGGNHFISTAYLTRRSGPVYESDDRYNASSTSSPANRQVRKYVNEVLFLPNRKNATDNDNIKWAIIKYGAVYTSMCYDSKYFDANNSSYYYGAASFLSHNNHAVDIVGWDDKYSKYNFKTPAPADGAFIVRNSWGTGWGDGGYFYVSYYDIGIGKDNTVFTCNDLEMNNIYQYDPLGYVKPAGFNRNTAWMSNIFKATSDQNINAIGFYTLGFNTEYEIYVYLDPTDGPISNVSSSSVTRGTIEIPGYHVVKLDRAVPVFRDQRFAIVIKIKTPGSTHPVAVETYRYGYSSKATASNNQSFISSDGTRWYDTNIQFNTTNICIKAYTVNSTIVSTGPRPDAAIISNTIPSTMIQGNSYNVSVTMKNTGNIAWTESDKIRLGSVNESSGDAAMFDGLRQKISGSTSVAPSSKYTWNFTMTAPEAGTYYVQYRMIWENHTWFGDTVVKKIVVENRVYDTDIINENIQDKMGTGCTYPFTIKFKNTGNVEWTGSTVSTWMSVTDKNNTANTGNATYTIPANISVQPGQYYIWNGTVTASTTPGNYIYRFGMKGPNGTHIGELLSVNVAVSQPYADSVLISNNIPSSMLKGNTYTASVTMKNTGLLPWSNDNGVYLGAIDYATNDASKFTATKLYIPAGKVILPGEQYTWSFTMKAPTQAGSYSVKFRMKWEGHDWFGSHANKTVSVKAATAI
- a CDS encoding DUF473 domain-containing protein encodes the protein MKMIALTGISRDALDDLFKRGIRTFEVRSTHNVIAFSDITPGDKVFITDVIPSDLNTGDCGYITTVRSTDIRMHRITYGTSDSLEERETMSARIQLVVNARGKVRSVTQLENYKPVIVDVIDVHTCEAR